From Argopecten irradians isolate NY chromosome 3, Ai_NY, whole genome shotgun sequence:
GCTCCCATGAGTGATATTCATATGTACACGGACGATCAGTCTATGGATGAGTAACAGATATATCATTAAAGAttctgtattacatgtgatctGTTTTCATATGTGCATTAAAACTTTCACTCCGCTACCAacaagatttatttttattattcaaaaatGATAATAGAAAAATCTTTGTTAGGCTTTTCTTGCGTGCAtcaaagacaaaacaaaaacagcCAGTACTGTAGTCACTTGTACAATTTGTCAGGACTATAGATCTTGTACGATATCTCCTGAGGCATATGGAACATTACAAGTTGGAAATGATAGATGTTGAGAAAAAAACATACATCTATGCAAGATATAAATGCAATGCTATTTCTTCAAGCAGCAGTAGTAATTGGAAGAGtttgaaaaaagtttaatacattAAATagagagttacctccctttatctaAAGTGTAAATGACTCCCAGGAAGATCAATTTGCCTACCGTAAAATAATCTCTATAGCTTACATATTGCATTATTGTAAGGTGATAACAAGAACAAGAgctcccagagggatcttggcgcccaccaaagaatgatctatgtatgacaattgaaagaggggtcgtttctctgcttttcaaacttcaactatcaaaatccaagatggtggtctgtcagccatcttgttgaccaattgctCCAAAAAATTATTATGCAAATCTTGGGTCTATGTGGACcctatacatatgaaatttgagaatgagaccttcagtactttctgagaaattgcaattttcaactatcaaaatctgaGATAgtggctggtcggccatcttgttgacagatcgttctcaaaatacaatatgcacaactagctAGGGTCCTAGggtaacctacatatgaaatttgagatagatccctttagaactttctgagaaataacggtaacaagcttcaaccaCTGAAATCCAAGGTGGCCATTTTGTTACCAGATTGGTCTAAagtgcaatatacacaactaaggctctaggggaacctacatatgaaatttgatatatGTATAGGTACTCCTAggaccctaattgtgcatatttcattttgggacagatcggtcgaCGAgttggccgccatcttgaattttgatagttaaagtttgttacttcTCACCAAGTattaaagggatctttctcaaattttatatgtatgttcccctagggatTTTAATAGCtagagtttgttaccgctatttctcagaaagaactgaagggatatttctcaaatttcatatgttggttcccctaggaccctagttgcgCACAtagtattttgggaccaatcaacaagatggccgaccggtcgccatcttggattttggtactTGAAGttttttaccactatttctcagaaaagtattCAAGGGatttctctcaaatttcatgtaggtttcccttgggccctagttgtgaatattgcattttgggactgattggtcaacaagatggcaggCAAGCCAcctcttggattttgattgttgaagtttgaaaagcagagaaaaggtCCATCTTTAAATCATCAGACAAAGATTTAACTTTGGTGGGAACCAAGATCCCCTCTGGGATCTAGTTATTTTCCAGAAACGGTTTAAATAAAATTGCTCATCAAGGACTAGTATAGTCGACTAAACCTgccttcattttttttttttttaataaatattaccGGTAAGGAAAAAAAGAAGCCTAATATTATAGGCATGAGTGGAGTAATAATTCAcctattccgtctttgaatattacagagttatctccctggcgggtaggtatcgattgttacgtcattattttgtgagtgcaattcacgtccttttctccgaaacgtatgacgttacgctcgcaaacacatgacgtcacaatcaatacctacccgcaagtgcagataactctgtaatatgcaaattcggaatagttGCTTTTGGGGCATTTGCTATAAATGTGATCAATCCTTCAGGTAGTGTTATTAGAAATTGATATGGAGCAAACAAACAACAAAGTTTCTTCAATACTTTTCATTGctgtaatttaatattttcatcaacatATACAACAATTTTAATCAAGATAAACACACAAAGACAATAATAACAATTGGATTAAAGAGGACAAACATGCAAAAGTGCTATTCATTTCATTCTATAAACAACCAGTGCAAATGTGTCCAATTACAACACAGTATTGCTATTATTCACCGACAGGTGTCcatttttaataaatacatttttaacatATCATTCAATTGCATCTCTTAAATAAGATAAATAAGCCACATAACATCACAACTTACCCCAACTAGATAGAGTATTAACATGTACAGTTTAAACGTCTTTCAGAACTTTTGTCATTTGttaataatttacaatttgCGTACACATTGTGGATGAATAAAATCCCTATTTACACAGAGAGGCATACTTGTTTTTGATTAATTCATGGTTTTATCACATAAAGCTTGTAATGCAAGACATGTTATACAACCAATCTTCGTGTAACTTACTTTTTTTGTCTTTTGATAAATGGAAAGAAAATGCagacaaaaaaaaccaaaaaaaaaccatcattTAGTCGATACGGAACAGCAAAATTGAAATTCATTACCAAAAGTTATAATTGATGTATAATCCTCTATGTGAATAACTATGGTAGTAGgatgaaataaataatgataatatcatatgtaattaataCATGACTGCAGCGTTAGTTTCTTTACAGAAAGTTGTTAAACATGAAATCACTAGACATGTCATTACAAAAATACCCCGCTACTacactatatatttatatatcaaaacggTATGGGATCCGACAGGACAAGACAGGATAAATGTGTGTCACACggatatataacatatatatgtatgcccCTCTCCTTACCGTAATCATCAGAcaaaactaattatatatataatgtcataGAGTGATCACATACCATTCTTTTTGTAATAGCATGTCCTCCCAAAACTAATCACAACAATTTACCTCAAAACTGAcatcagatatatattttgttcatgtataatatgttttaagtttgcaaagaaaattattaaaattgtaaattttaaatcttGTGTCCAACATTTTAGTATAACTAGAACCAAATTGTACAGATAACCGTTAGATACATATTTCTTCTTTCTTAAAAATTGTAACAAGTATGACATTTCATTCATGTTTTCACTGTATATTGCACAAATCAAAGAACCAAACTCTATCATATTCAAAAGCACCACTATATATTGCAAAGACAAAGTTGTGGGTATCTTTCGGTAATAATTATAATGAgggtatataaatatttctaagagaataaaataacaattaacCTATGCTGTTCTAGGAAGGGAAACAAATTAGTCTtctaacaaatatatatacgcATACAATTACCTAAGACAAATGATCATGCATCTAATAGCTATAGGTATAGTTTATTTTAATATCCTAGATGTTTGTGCAGATTTTATAGAAAATCAAATCCACCTGAACATAACAACAGGAAAAGCATGCCATAGCACCACCATTTTTAtacttaattaaaatattaattaagtaTCTGACCACACAAAATAAGAAATATCAGATCATAAATGTATGTTTACAATATAACAATTACAATGTGGATATATTGTGATCATGATCTATTTTCATGtcatgatgtacatgtactttgaaaATGGCACAGAGAACTTAAAATAGTATcttaaacatgtacatgtatgtatacatatatatatgtaatacaagATTACAAAAAAGAAATCGACAGCACTTTATGAATTGAAAACCTGGTAAATCGATcataacttaaagatgctccaccgccgacaaatggaatttttctctatcaaaaacaggaacaggcGATTTAGTCTTTTTCTtaaattacaaaagttatttactttacaccattaccaccattgaaaagtttcagcttctaattttacttcaagataaaaatactaaaaataattaattgcatcccgaaaaaattacATGGCACTATGTCatgtatggaatgaagtacttattgcacattcaccaaaagcaaaataaattattttatataaatttttgtgttaattactaattagacatttatatacaagattaaacaccaattattgttaaaatgatgagtatcgtttatgctctgtcagcggtggagcatctttaattatatatttatgtaagatTACAATAGCATGTACCTAATTGATCACTGTGCATGGTGATGTGAAGGATATGGAAACATGTACTAGAAATATTCCACTTTTGCATATTACTGCTTGCCATATTATAGTAGTAAGATATTGGCCATTACCATTGTAACTAATGTGCAAAAACAATGCAGTGTTTCTGAAAACAAATATCAGATAATTtggtaatatgcaaatacagaatattagtGTTGAAATAGTTTTCAGTTATAAGCTGcctacatattttatttcattaagtGCTTTTACAACCAACTCCAACAACACTTTGACTTTACAGTTAAAGAAAGCAACACAAATTTTACAtgataaaaataacatgtactgaaaatatttataaaaatctataaatattcaGAATTTAATTGATGTAATGTATAATCACCCATATCTGAactgaaatataattttacttGAATATAACCTGTACTTTATCCCCCCCTCCCAAACAAAGCACtttattcccccccccccccaaacaaaGCCTTTTCAATCAGCTATAGGGCTATCAGCTGTCTTATTAGTGACTCATATTAGTGAGCAAATATTTGCTCAAAATAAAGTgattcacacatttttttttataaaaaacttCATTTTAATGACCAAGGGCTTGctcatattctgtatttacatattacagagttatctgtccttgccaGTTGGAATTGATTGTGACAGGGTGTGTTTGTGAGTATAACCTCATGTTTTTCACAGAAAACAACATgagtttcactcacaaaataatggcgTCACTATGGATTTGTACCAACATGCAAAGACAAAATAGGAGTTTGCAGATAACAGTTTTTATAACGTTATAAATATGGATAGACTCCAGCCCTTGATACACTCTCCCTTAAAAAGTGTTACGCAATGTGGACATTTTTGCCtttttaaagtttcattaaaatttCTTACTTAGCGATACATGAAGAACACATCAACAAGTGCAAATATCAACTGCCAACAGTTGACTAATTAAGCAAAAATATCCACACCCAAACATCAATGTCTACAGTACATACAATCCTACACAATGATTGCCTGACCAATTTTTTCTAATTGAACTTAAGCTTTCTAttacacaaacaaacaatataccaAATATGCTATTAAATTTAgaacaaacatattattttgAACAATTCGAATTTTCTAAAATGCCTAAACTTAATGATTACTGTGATTATGTGATATTCAAATTGCAGGAGTTCAACGAGACTTGCCACcatcttataaaatattatcaacaaCTCATAAGGGTGTGGAGGCTAGTCTAGATTTCGACAGTTACTTTAGTGAAAGATACAATACACCACATTTTTGTATGAAAAGGCAATACTCTCATAAAAATCTTACAATTTCCTTAACTTTAAGATGTAAgatgattttattgattttgaagaTAGGTATACATTACCTGTTCAAAGAGGTAGCACTTTGATTTATATGGGTGTACACATGTTTGTCAGAGGAACCATTACAGATGATAAATGATATACACTAGGCGCAAGTGCAATACAcaataatcattttaaattatttcaagaaGTCTCTGAATTGTGTTGCTCAAAGGCTCACTTTCTCAGGAGAAAgattttttgcattttatatGTTGGTAAGAACAATCTACCGGTAAACAAACATTTACTCATGAACTACATCATGGGATATTTCGCAAGTGAACAACTTGTGACGTGAAAATAATAGCATTCATCTTTCTGCACTAGCACATGTGTTCTGACAGTATCACAAGACAGAAATACACAAGTATCCAAATGCTCGTTTTGTTTTATAACATCATTAAAAAGGTACAATTCAATTTCCtttgtcaatctgattaaagtacagatccttattatcactacgctGGATAaaaggatctgagaaaatcccattaggggtcctgtctaggtgacctttggaaattgCCAATGaaattgctgctggcaaaattttgacagagTGATTTTCCAGGGccaaaaaagtttgaaaatctgtcagagaattatttccgtgtatatagtcatctcgcccaaagagcacaacaaagctaatcatatttgtatgttggggcgaaatggcgttgtcaattgataTAGCAACatgcagaaaatgcatttgatctgaataacacgtggtataaaggtcatccgaacataaCCCTTAATGGGATGTTCgatttctcagatcctctattgaacagagtggttataaggatctgtatttcaatcagattgtttccttttgttagcacataattacaaatgtacacaCAAGGAAACAAATAActtcaataatataataataattcaaatatttgaatattaaataatataaagttTATTACTAACCCTGTCATCAGCTATATATATGCGACATTGTGTCTAGTGGATGTTATTTCCATGCCCACTCTCTGGTCTCTCAACATCGGCTAGGAAGCCATATCAAATCTCCGCACACGAACCTTCTGCTTGTAGTGATAGTATAGGAGATATTCCTTGAGAGATCGGGGAAGTGGCAGATTATGAACTCCATCATATGTTGTATTGTCACAGATACTAGACCGACACATGTGCTGGAGAGAGAATGTAAAGTTCCTGTGAAGAGGAGAGGTTAGCATTGGCTCAAAGAACATGCAGCAGCTTGGATCTTTGTAATGTTCAATAAGACCACAAACTGTATCTGAAGCAAACACACCTGGGTCATGAGAATCAAAACTGAATTTGTGATTCCATTGTTCAATTCTGGCATGTAGAGACCGTCCATAACGCCTAAAACTAACGGAGAAGAGAAATTCCTCCTGTGCACTATCTCGTAATAGAAATGTCCCCTCTGGCTTGTTCTCAAGTAGTTTTTCAGCCTGGTAGCGGTCCATGACACCCCAGTAGAAACTACACTTAGTGATCTGTAAGATGTCTGGCACCAGGCAGTGCATGTAGTCCACTTGAGAGTGAGCACCGTAGTGACGACCAAGAAGTGGGACGCGTGGGACAGTGGGTGTAGGAGATGGAGGTGCCTGCACTAGGTGGATACGCGTCGGACTCCCTCCGCCTACCTCACTTGCCCCAAACTGTGGAACCAAAATGTTTTGTCGCAATTCTATCCCTTCCTTCATTTCTCTTGCTCTCTCAGCGATTCTCCTCTCGTCCACATCTTCTGTGGGGTACAACTCATCAAAGTTGATGGAGTTTAGGGGCCTGAACATAACAAATACCTCCGAGGTGGTTCGCTGCAAATCTGGAGCACTGAACCTTTGAGCCCTACCGCGGGGTACCCGACTCGTGTCTGTCATAAGTCTCTCGGGTACTAGATTCTCAGTCATCAGATCCTCAGGAAGAAAGCCTCCCTCAGCTCCAGCCACGTGGCTACCTGACCTGTAATCATCCTCTGTTATACTAATAGTGTCTGCTGAGGATGGCTCAatttcttcaaaagttatttccccttttgaACTTTCAAGAGTCCTCCTGTATGATGTACACATAATGCTATCATTGGATTTGGCCCCTTGCACTAACTCCTGGTCTGACGTATTTAATCTCGAGCTTTTGGATATTAATTTGCCTCTGAATTTAATTGTCCaaaacttttttctcatattCTTTTCCTGCATATCACATTTTTTCCTTCTTGAATTTACAATTCTTCGAGTTGAAGACTTTTTTGACATGTTTCTTTCAACACTCATGTCCGACATTAAATCTACCATTTCGTCTGAATCTGACAGGTCAGTCATTTCACTCTCTTCCTTTTCGCAAGAAGATTGCTCTACAAAATCTGTTATACTATTAAGTGATATTTGACTTCCACAACAAAAGAACGGCCGAACAGCAGACCTGTGCATTCTGTGATGAGTGAGGGCATTGATAGAGAATGCAGACTTTGGACTGCGCTTAGTGCTGACAGAGTTCCCTTCTCCTGGCTTTTCAGTACAACTCTGAACCATTGTCCTCTTGTGTTGAAGATCTGACTCATCCAAACTCAATTCCTCTTTTACAATTTTATCTGTATCATCATCTGAAACAGACAAACAGGTATAACTATAAATATCAAAGTAGGTATTAACTAATCATCAACATCATCCAGCAAGATTTATAAAAGAATTACCTCTAGTGAATACTGTAACTTCATAGAGAATGTGGAATATAGCTGGGATACACAGACATGGGTACACATATGCTAGCACAGCACACACTCATCATGTTTATATAGATGCTAGACACACAAAGGCAGAAGACAAGTgacatatgttttatatacaaccAATCAACTTTGATGTCTAGACAACTCtttaaacatcaaataaatcCCAACCTCTTTTATAATCAACATTATGTGAAATTAGCATAGCtaatggtatacatatataatgattaAATACACTATAACAGACTTATACCCAGAAAAACACAGCCTTTGTCATAAAATAATGTTAACATAATTAATGAAAAAGACCATTTTCTTTTGTCTTATGTAAAAAATGGCATGTAGGGATCAGGAAAAGGTTGTGTGAGTCTGTCTGTAGGGGTGATGTATTGATGctatttatacatttaacagCCTTCATCTTTGGATCAAAACTTGTAGTTCCACTGAACACTGATGAAGATAAAATTCTTGCACACTATCATCATCACCTTGTGACTTTAAATAGTGAACAAGATATACATATTTAGTATACTATGCCTGTGAAAGATTATACAgatgtttttatttaagcattgatgtcactattttttaatttcatcagggTATACtgtgaaagaaattttgtttgcacgtagaggattctcacaaaagtttgcaaacaaaatttatctcataacccgatgaagttcaaaaatagtgacatcatgccaataattaattttgcagATTACttgatgatataaaatatatttaaacatacgattccattgattttccaatggattattttttctatatcaaTACACAATGTTGACGTCTCTATTGTTACATCATGATAACGTTGGGTTTTCgcaccattctcggattttatttttcatagtatatgaagaaaaagtatcagccaatcagaaagtcagatttagtatgaaaaaaaaaacattaattatattCTTATATTAACAACTAATCAAATGTATTTTAGtacaacatttttttgtttatgtcCTTTGCATTCTCTTAAACTTCacatttttactttatttgttaAAGGTGATCATACAgttaattacttttaaattttctttaaatattttgataaaacatcatttattaAAGTAGCTGctatttttattacatacattttttcttgtcatcaaatgataaatacaatgtaattgatatatcaatatattagaGTTCTCCCCTTAGTGAAGACCTTATAAATTAAGCACGTTTGAAATAATCATTATCAATAAAGGAGACAAGATTCAATGACATGACTATTGTGCACTGTACATGTTCTGTAATGAGAGTTAGTGAATTACATAATCATTGCCAAATAATGGAAATAAAGCAGGACAGGACGGATGTGGTTAACAATATTAAATAACATATATGCCCCAAGCCCACCTATATTTCATGAGTATAAATCAAGCTCATGGGCCTTTATTTATATAACTGGACCTAGCTGTATGTCAAATTGTCTTTAcaatcacctctgtataaagaccacctgctgtATAAAACCACTATCTCTGGGTACCAACAAATGGTCAATTTTAACACCATATGACCATGACCTAAGCATAAATACCACTTGCctataaagacatttttttctttcttaatcCCATAGATAGACTTATAGACAGACTGAATCTAATAACACCGCACTGTACATCAACTTAATGTGATTCAAGTTCTTGACAAGCCTTATATAGGATGAAATTTTTAGATATGTGCAAATGACATAAGACAACTATAAGAAGAATGAGAACCTGAAGACAATTTCTATCTTACAGGTGTATAAAGCATCTTACAGGTGTATAAAGCAATGTTAACCATTAATGATTTACCAATGCATTATTAGTCTGAAATAAAACCAACCACAGCAACATGTTTTAAATAAGTGGCAATTTTTCTTTGATTCTAAAGTTATTTATGCTTCTTCTTAACCATCCTTCCTGGACTTTATGACAAAATAAAGAACAGATGGTAGAAAAATACACgcaaatgtaataaaaaaaatcttaagcTCTGCAGCTGTCCAAGTCATAACATTTCAAGTATTATATTAACACAAGAACAGATggatacaaaatgtaaatggtAGGCTATAGCTATGTACAGTCAAGCATTCTCCAAAGAAGACTGCAAATTGCCGaaatgtatacattatttaGTACCAGTAtgttgtacaaatgtatgtgtttattagcaaatatgtaccatgGTAGCTAGTTTGTCTGCTAGATAAAACTATCGGGTAATCAAAATCCAACATTCTGATTTTTTTGTCAGTAAACTGATAATggtgtattttttattatacttGCATTCATATATAATTCTACCTCTAATTCATTTCTAACACTGCAATTAAAAGTTACTcataaaaataagaaagattAATTCTTTGTTTGGTATTCTTAATTCTTTGAATAGAgttttccttttcttttatACAATTTTCCTAATGAAAAACTATTGTCTGATGACTTACTTTTTAGACATTTCTGTTTGACATTGCCTCTGTAATCAAGCTGTTGACTGCTTTACTATCAATATGTTTCTACTCGACACTGTGCTGTGAACTTAATTTGCAGGCTACACTTCCATCACATAATGTACTGTAATGACTACACTGCTACCCCACACAAACAAAGAATTCCAAGCGGAAATCATTTTGACGAAAACCTCCAACACCGGAA
This genomic window contains:
- the LOC138318798 gene encoding uncharacterized protein isoform X2; this encodes MVQSCTEKPGEGNSVSTKRSPKSAFSINALTHHRMHRSAVRPFFCCGSQISLNSITDFVEQSSCEKEESEMTDLSDSDEMVDLMSDMSVERNMSKKSSTRRIVNSRRKKCDMQEKNMRKKFWTIKFRGKLISKSSRLNTSDQELVQGAKSNDSIMCTSYRRTLESSKGEITFEEIEPSSADTISITEDDYRSGSHVAGAEGGFLPEDLMTENLVPERLMTDTSRVPRGRAQRFSAPDLQRTTSEVFVMFRPLNSINFDELYPTEDVDERRIAERAREMKEGIELRQNILVPQFGASEVGGGSPTRIHLVQAPPSPTPTVPRVPLLGRHYGAHSQVDYMHCLVPDILQITKCSFYWGVMDRYQAEKLLENKPEGTFLLRDSAQEEFLFSVSFRRYGRSLHARIEQWNHKFSFDSHDPGVFASDTVCGLIEHYKDPSCCMFFEPMLTSPLHRNFTFSLQHMCRSSICDNTTYDGVHNLPLPRSLKEYLLYYHYKQKVRVRRFDMAS
- the LOC138318798 gene encoding uncharacterized protein isoform X1 yields the protein MPSDDDTDKIVKEELSLDESDLQHKRTMVQSCTEKPGEGNSVSTKRSPKSAFSINALTHHRMHRSAVRPFFCCGSQISLNSITDFVEQSSCEKEESEMTDLSDSDEMVDLMSDMSVERNMSKKSSTRRIVNSRRKKCDMQEKNMRKKFWTIKFRGKLISKSSRLNTSDQELVQGAKSNDSIMCTSYRRTLESSKGEITFEEIEPSSADTISITEDDYRSGSHVAGAEGGFLPEDLMTENLVPERLMTDTSRVPRGRAQRFSAPDLQRTTSEVFVMFRPLNSINFDELYPTEDVDERRIAERAREMKEGIELRQNILVPQFGASEVGGGSPTRIHLVQAPPSPTPTVPRVPLLGRHYGAHSQVDYMHCLVPDILQITKCSFYWGVMDRYQAEKLLENKPEGTFLLRDSAQEEFLFSVSFRRYGRSLHARIEQWNHKFSFDSHDPGVFASDTVCGLIEHYKDPSCCMFFEPMLTSPLHRNFTFSLQHMCRSSICDNTTYDGVHNLPLPRSLKEYLLYYHYKQKVRVRRFDMAS